The Micromonospora sp. Llam0 genome includes a window with the following:
- a CDS encoding tRNA (adenine-N1)-methyltransferase, translating into MTPPSTAVASGDVSTTPISTRRGPFQPGDRVQLTDPKGRMHTVTLAAGRSFHTHRGALAHDELIGLPEGSVVTSAGGTAYLALRPLLADYVLSMPRGAQVIYPKDAAQIVAMGDVFPGARVLEAGAGSGALTCSLLRAVGTDGEVHSYEARADFAEVARANVQAFFGGPHPAWRLHVGDVASCPEVGFDRIILDMLTPWEVLDLVARALLPGGVFVGYVATTPQLSELVEALRADGGFTEPRAWESLVRDWHVDGLAVRPDHRMIGHTAFLVSARRLAPGVSAPPRRRKPSKGAEAYAARRRDQTGAPVPPDAAGPASPDLAAGPASSLGTVAGTGPA; encoded by the coding sequence GTGACCCCTCCGTCGACCGCCGTGGCATCCGGCGACGTCAGTACCACGCCGATCTCCACCCGGCGCGGCCCCTTCCAGCCGGGCGACCGGGTGCAGTTGACCGACCCGAAGGGGCGGATGCACACCGTCACGCTCGCTGCCGGCCGATCGTTTCACACCCATCGCGGTGCCCTGGCGCACGACGAGCTGATCGGCCTGCCCGAGGGCAGCGTGGTGACGTCGGCCGGCGGTACCGCGTACCTCGCGCTGCGGCCGCTGCTGGCCGACTACGTGCTGAGCATGCCGCGCGGGGCCCAGGTGATCTATCCGAAGGACGCCGCGCAGATCGTGGCGATGGGTGACGTGTTCCCGGGGGCCCGGGTGCTGGAGGCTGGTGCCGGGTCGGGCGCGCTGACCTGTTCGCTGCTGCGCGCCGTCGGCACCGACGGCGAGGTGCACTCGTACGAGGCCCGGGCGGACTTCGCCGAGGTGGCCCGGGCGAACGTGCAGGCGTTCTTCGGTGGCCCGCACCCGGCCTGGCGGCTGCACGTCGGTGACGTCGCGTCCTGTCCGGAGGTCGGCTTCGACCGGATCATCCTGGACATGCTGACGCCGTGGGAGGTGCTGGACCTGGTGGCCCGGGCGTTGCTGCCCGGCGGGGTCTTCGTCGGGTACGTCGCCACCACGCCGCAGCTGAGCGAACTGGTCGAGGCGTTGCGCGCCGACGGCGGGTTCACCGAGCCCCGGGCGTGGGAGTCGTTGGTGCGGGACTGGCATGTCGACGGGTTGGCGGTGCGGCCCGACCACCGGATGATCGGGCACACCGCGTTCCTGGTGTCGGCCCGCCGGTTGGCGCCGGGGGTCAGCGCGCCGCCGCGGCGGCGCAAGCCGAGCAAGGGAGCGGAGGCGTACGCGGCGCGCCGCCGGGACCAGACCGGTGCACCGGTGCCGCCCGACGCCGCCGGTCCGGCGTCACCCGACCTGGCCGCAGGGCCGGCCTCGTCGCTGGGCACGGTGGCCGGGACGGGTCCGGCATGA
- a CDS encoding ferredoxin — protein MQVWVDQDLCTGDGLCVQYARDVFEFDIDGLAYVKDASGELQVAEGARVAVPERLRLDVIDAAKDCPGECIHVVRAHDQTEVSGPDAG, from the coding sequence CTGCAGGTCTGGGTCGACCAGGACCTCTGCACCGGCGACGGGCTGTGCGTGCAGTACGCCCGGGACGTCTTCGAGTTCGACATCGACGGGCTCGCCTACGTCAAGGACGCCTCCGGTGAACTGCAGGTCGCCGAGGGTGCCCGCGTCGCCGTTCCCGAACGGCTGCGGCTCGACGTGATCGACGCGGCCAAGGACTGCCCCGGCGAGTGCATCCACGTGGTCCGCGCGCACGACCAAACCGAGGTCAGCGGACCGGACGCCGGTTAG
- the arc gene encoding proteasome ATPase, which yields MARSDDADSRAARWEKEAHDLSTQVAFLQEELALVRRKLTESPRHVRQLEERLAAAQAQLARLTENNERLVATLKEARAQIVTLKEEIDRLAQPPSGYGVFLARHADGTVDVFTGGRKLRVALSPSLDADELQRGQEVLLNDALNVVDAFGYERVGEVVMLKELLDNPTGEPSDRALVISHADEERVVHLAQTLVGSALRAGDSLMIEPRSAYAYERIPKSEVEELVLEEVPDVDYTDIGGLHAQIEQIRDAVELPFLHAELFREHHLRPPKGILLYGPPGCGKTLIAKAVANSLAKKIAERRGEEKHTSYFLNIKGPELLNKYVGETERHIRLIFQRAREKAGEGTPVIVFFDEMDSVFRTRGSGVSSDVENTIVPQLLSEIDGVEGLENVIVIGASNREDMIDPAILRPGRLDVKIKIERPDAEAAKDIFSKYILTGLPLHPDDLTEHGDDPQATVAAMIDAVVLRMYSETDENRFLEVTYANGDKEVLYFKDFNSGAMIQNIVDRGKKMAIKEFLTSGRKGLRLQHLLDACVDEFRENEDLPNTTNPDDWARISGKKGERIVYIRTLVSGGKGAEAGRSIETASNTGQYL from the coding sequence GTGGCACGCAGCGACGACGCGGATTCGCGCGCCGCACGGTGGGAGAAGGAGGCCCACGATCTCTCCACCCAGGTCGCGTTTCTTCAAGAGGAACTCGCTCTGGTGCGGCGCAAGTTGACCGAAAGCCCCCGACACGTCCGGCAGCTCGAGGAACGGCTGGCGGCAGCGCAGGCGCAGCTGGCCCGACTGACCGAGAACAACGAACGGCTCGTGGCGACCCTCAAGGAAGCCCGGGCCCAGATCGTCACGCTCAAGGAGGAGATCGACCGGCTGGCGCAACCGCCCAGCGGGTACGGCGTCTTCCTGGCCCGACACGCGGACGGCACGGTGGATGTCTTCACCGGTGGCCGGAAGCTGCGGGTGGCGCTCTCCCCCTCGTTGGACGCCGACGAGCTCCAACGCGGCCAGGAGGTCCTGCTCAACGACGCGCTCAACGTGGTCGACGCGTTCGGCTACGAGCGGGTCGGTGAGGTGGTGATGCTCAAGGAACTCCTCGACAATCCGACCGGCGAGCCGAGTGACCGCGCTCTGGTCATCTCGCACGCCGACGAGGAGCGGGTGGTGCACCTGGCGCAGACGCTGGTCGGCAGCGCGCTGCGGGCCGGCGACTCGTTGATGATCGAGCCGCGGTCGGCGTACGCCTACGAGCGGATCCCGAAGAGCGAGGTCGAGGAGCTGGTGCTGGAGGAGGTGCCGGACGTCGACTACACCGACATCGGCGGCCTGCACGCCCAGATCGAGCAGATCAGGGACGCGGTCGAGCTGCCGTTCCTGCACGCGGAGCTGTTCCGTGAGCACCACCTGCGTCCGCCGAAGGGCATCCTGCTCTACGGTCCGCCCGGGTGCGGCAAGACGCTGATCGCCAAGGCGGTGGCCAACTCCCTGGCCAAGAAGATCGCCGAGCGGCGGGGTGAGGAGAAGCACACCAGCTACTTCCTCAACATCAAGGGCCCGGAGCTGCTCAACAAGTACGTCGGCGAGACCGAGCGGCACATCCGGCTGATCTTCCAGCGGGCCAGGGAGAAGGCCGGCGAGGGTACCCCGGTGATCGTGTTCTTCGATGAGATGGACTCGGTCTTCCGGACCCGGGGTTCCGGTGTCTCCTCGGACGTGGAGAACACCATCGTTCCGCAGCTGCTGAGCGAGATCGACGGGGTCGAGGGCCTGGAGAACGTGATCGTGATCGGTGCCTCCAACCGGGAGGACATGATCGATCCGGCGATCCTGCGGCCCGGCCGGCTGGACGTCAAGATCAAGATCGAGCGTCCGGACGCCGAGGCGGCCAAGGACATCTTCTCCAAGTACATCCTCACCGGGCTGCCGCTGCATCCGGACGATCTCACCGAGCACGGCGACGATCCGCAGGCCACCGTGGCAGCCATGATCGACGCCGTGGTGCTGCGGATGTACTCGGAGACCGACGAGAACCGGTTCCTCGAGGTGACCTACGCCAACGGGGACAAGGAGGTCCTGTACTTCAAGGACTTCAACTCCGGCGCGATGATCCAGAACATCGTCGACCGGGGCAAGAAGATGGCGATCAAGGAGTTCCTCACCTCCGGGCGCAAGGGTCTGCGGTTGCAGCACCTGCTCGACGCGTGCGTCGACGAGTTCCGGGAGAACGAGGACCTGCCGAACACCACCAACCCGGACGACTGGGCCCGGATCTCCGGCAAGAAGGGGGAGCGGATCGTCTACATCCGTACCCTCGTCTCCGGCGGCAAGGGCGCGGAGGCCGGCCGGTCGATCGAGACGGCCAGCAACACCGGGCAGTACCTCTGA
- the dop gene encoding depupylase/deamidase Dop, translating to MSVRRIMGTEVEYGISVPGQPGANPMVTSSQVVNAYGARPELNRGGRARWDYEEESPLRDARGFTYSGAAYDPAEALADEDLGLANVILTNGARLYVDHAHPEYSTPEVTNPLDLVRWDKAGERVMAEAARRAATIPGSHPIQLYKNNTDNKGASYGSHENYLMRRQTPFADIVAYLTPFFVTRQIVCGAGRVGIGQDGSQAGFQISQRADFFEVEVGLETTLKRPIINTRDEPHADADKYRRLHVIIGDANLSEISTYLKVGTTSLILTMIEEKALGADLGIADPVAELKAVSHDPSLAHLMRLRDGRRLTALDLQWAFYERARAFVDDRYGTDLDEATADVLDRWEDVLDRLGRDVMSCAQELDWVAKLRLLDGYREREGLTWASPKLQLVDLQYADVRPEKGLYHRLVGRGAMRTLLDDSATRAAMVEPPPDTRAYFRGRCLAQYASEVVAASWDSVIFDVGRESLVRVPMMEPERGTRAHVGDLFDRCASAKDLLEVLTGG from the coding sequence ATGAGTGTGCGGCGGATCATGGGCACCGAGGTGGAGTACGGCATCTCCGTGCCCGGCCAGCCCGGAGCCAACCCGATGGTCACCTCCTCCCAGGTGGTCAACGCCTACGGCGCCCGACCCGAGCTGAACCGGGGTGGTCGGGCCCGGTGGGACTACGAGGAGGAGTCGCCGCTACGTGACGCCCGCGGCTTCACCTACTCAGGGGCCGCCTACGACCCGGCGGAGGCCCTCGCCGACGAGGATCTCGGCCTGGCCAACGTGATCCTCACCAATGGTGCCCGGCTCTACGTCGACCACGCCCACCCCGAGTACTCCACCCCCGAGGTCACCAACCCGCTGGACCTGGTCCGGTGGGACAAGGCGGGGGAGCGGGTGATGGCGGAGGCGGCCCGCCGCGCGGCGACCATCCCCGGTTCACACCCCATCCAGCTGTACAAGAACAACACCGACAACAAGGGCGCCAGCTACGGCTCCCACGAGAACTACCTGATGCGTCGGCAGACACCGTTCGCCGACATCGTGGCGTACCTGACGCCGTTCTTCGTCACCCGGCAGATCGTCTGCGGGGCGGGCCGGGTCGGCATCGGTCAGGACGGCTCCCAGGCCGGGTTCCAGATCTCTCAGCGGGCCGACTTCTTCGAGGTCGAGGTGGGCCTGGAGACCACGTTGAAGCGGCCGATCATCAACACCCGGGACGAACCACACGCCGACGCCGACAAGTACCGCCGGCTGCATGTGATCATCGGCGACGCCAACCTCTCGGAGATCTCCACCTACCTGAAGGTCGGCACCACCTCGTTGATCCTGACCATGATCGAGGAGAAGGCGCTCGGCGCCGATCTGGGCATCGCCGACCCGGTGGCCGAGCTCAAGGCGGTGAGCCACGACCCGTCCCTGGCGCATCTGATGCGGCTGCGCGACGGCCGCCGGCTCACCGCGCTCGACCTGCAGTGGGCGTTCTACGAACGGGCCAGGGCGTTCGTCGACGACCGGTACGGCACCGACCTCGACGAGGCCACGGCCGACGTGCTGGACCGCTGGGAGGACGTGCTCGACCGGCTGGGACGGGATGTGATGTCCTGCGCGCAGGAGCTGGACTGGGTCGCGAAACTGCGGCTGCTGGACGGCTACCGGGAGCGGGAAGGGCTCACCTGGGCCTCGCCGAAACTGCAGCTGGTCGACCTGCAGTACGCCGACGTAAGGCCGGAAAAGGGCCTCTACCACCGCCTGGTGGGTCGGGGAGCGATGCGTACCCTGCTCGACGACAGCGCCACCCGCGCCGCGATGGTCGAGCCGCCACCGGACACCCGGGCCTACTTCCGGGGCCGGTGCCTGGCGCAGTACGCCTCCGAGGTGGTCGCCGCCAGCTGGGACTCGGTCATCTTCGACGTGGGCCGGGAGTCGCTGGTCCGGGTGCCGATGATGGAGCCGGAGCGGGGGACCCGGGCCCACGTGGGCGACCTGTTCGACCGGTGCGCCAGCGCGAAGGACCTGCTGGAGGTGCTCACCGGCGGCTGA
- a CDS encoding ubiquitin-like protein Pup translates to MATRDSGGQSQSGKSRRAEEVDETVTETDPEAAQRHAEITEDVDDLLDEIDSVLEENAEEFVRGYVQKGGE, encoded by the coding sequence ATGGCTACCCGTGACAGCGGCGGTCAGTCCCAGTCCGGCAAGTCCCGCCGGGCCGAGGAAGTCGACGAGACGGTCACCGAGACGGATCCGGAGGCCGCGCAGCGGCACGCCGAGATCACCGAAGACGTCGACGACCTGCTCGACGAGATCGACTCGGTGCTGGAAGAGAACGCCGAGGAGTTCGTCCGCGGCTATGTACAGAAGGGCGGCGAGTAG
- the prcB gene encoding proteasome subunit beta: MAAGFDPSGRLPDVFTNAGTSSFTQFLASAAPDLLPGRRPLPPGLSADVGPHATTIVTLVTAEGVVMAGDRRATMGNLIANRDIEKVHPADAYSLIGIAGTAGIGIELMRLFQVELEHYEKMEGAVLSLDGKANRLASMIRNNLGAALQGLAVVPLFAGFDLAATDPAEAGRIFSFDVTGGPYETTGFDAIGSGSLFAKAALKKRYRSGLSTADAVRLAVEALYDAADDDTATGGPDLTRRIFPVVMTATAAGTHRLTDAESAQIAEAVVAARTENPGG, from the coding sequence GTGGCAGCGGGATTCGATCCATCCGGACGCCTTCCGGACGTGTTCACCAACGCGGGAACGTCCTCCTTCACCCAGTTCCTGGCGTCGGCCGCGCCGGATCTGCTGCCGGGGCGCCGCCCACTGCCGCCCGGGCTGTCCGCGGACGTCGGTCCGCACGCCACGACGATCGTCACGCTCGTCACCGCCGAAGGCGTGGTGATGGCCGGTGACCGCCGGGCGACGATGGGCAACCTGATCGCCAACCGGGACATCGAGAAGGTGCATCCCGCTGACGCCTACTCGTTGATCGGCATCGCCGGCACCGCCGGCATCGGCATCGAGCTGATGCGGTTGTTCCAGGTCGAGCTGGAGCACTACGAGAAGATGGAAGGTGCCGTCCTCTCCCTGGACGGCAAAGCGAACCGCCTCGCGTCGATGATCCGCAACAACCTCGGTGCCGCGCTGCAAGGGCTGGCCGTGGTGCCGCTGTTCGCCGGGTTCGACCTGGCCGCGACCGATCCGGCCGAGGCCGGCCGGATTTTCAGCTTCGACGTCACCGGCGGTCCGTACGAGACCACCGGTTTCGACGCGATCGGCTCCGGGTCGCTGTTCGCGAAAGCGGCTCTGAAGAAGCGGTACCGTTCCGGGCTGAGCACCGCCGACGCGGTCCGCCTCGCGGTGGAGGCGCTGTACGACGCCGCCGACGACGACACCGCCACCGGCGGCCCGGACCTGACCCGCCGGATCTTCCCGGTGGTGATGACCGCGACGGCGGCCGGCACCCACCGGCTCACCGACGCCGAGTCGGCCCAGATCGCCGAGGCGGTTGTCGCCGCGCGTACCGAGAATCCGGGCGGCTGA
- the prcA gene encoding proteasome subunit alpha codes for MAMQFYASPEQIMRDRSELARKGIARGRSALVLSFEGGVLFVAENLSSALHKVSEIYDRIGFAAVGRYNEFENLRRAGVRMADLNGLSYDRRDVTGRALANAYAQTLGSIFTEQSKPFEVEICVAEVGLEPAADEIYRLTYDGSVTDEPGCMAMGGHAETIAGVLRTDHRADMSLSDAVGLAVRALAEVGGENGATRSIAANQLEVAVLDRRRRGRTFRRITGAALTALLDGGAATSADEPSSAEAGRSGPRVPESTPEKPTSSAASADLEDAADDSGTTEQD; via the coding sequence GTGGCAATGCAGTTCTACGCCTCGCCCGAGCAGATCATGCGGGACCGTTCCGAGCTCGCCCGCAAGGGCATCGCCCGGGGCCGTAGCGCGCTGGTGCTGAGCTTCGAGGGCGGTGTGCTGTTCGTCGCCGAGAACCTGTCCAGCGCCCTGCACAAGGTGAGCGAGATCTACGACCGGATCGGGTTCGCCGCCGTCGGCCGGTACAACGAGTTTGAGAATCTGCGCCGGGCCGGGGTACGGATGGCCGACCTGAACGGCCTCAGCTACGACCGTCGCGACGTGACCGGGCGGGCGCTGGCCAACGCGTACGCACAGACCCTCGGGTCGATCTTCACCGAGCAGTCGAAGCCGTTCGAGGTGGAGATCTGCGTCGCTGAGGTCGGGCTGGAGCCGGCCGCTGACGAGATCTACCGGCTCACCTACGACGGCTCGGTCACCGACGAACCGGGGTGCATGGCGATGGGCGGCCACGCCGAGACGATCGCCGGGGTGCTGCGGACCGACCATCGGGCCGACATGTCGCTGTCCGACGCCGTCGGGCTCGCGGTGCGGGCCCTCGCCGAGGTGGGCGGCGAGAACGGTGCGACCCGCAGCATCGCCGCCAACCAGCTGGAGGTGGCGGTGCTCGACCGCCGCCGCCGCGGCCGGACGTTCCGTCGGATCACCGGTGCCGCGTTGACCGCGTTGCTCGACGGGGGCGCCGCCACCTCGGCGGACGAGCCCTCGTCGGCAGAAGCCGGCCGGTCCGGTCCCCGGGTGCCCGAGTCGACGCCGGAGAAGCCGACCTCCTCGGCCGCCTCCGCCGACCTGGAGGACGCCGCCGACGACTCCGGCACCACCGAACAGGACTGA
- a CDS encoding glycosyltransferase, giving the protein MSETSHKSRVPSGLPRVSAVVLAWGAEPLLRRSVEALLASVKVDVDVVLVDNGCTTDDVAALGDLPGVTVVGDGRNVGFSAGCNVGVAAAAGEYVALVNGDAVVESTALARLVDELADPGIGIAAGAVRLADEPDLLNSRGNEVHVLGLSWIGGFRERETRTEPTETAGAMGACLVTRRAHWDRLEGFDPHYFAYHEDADLSIRTWRIGLRVVNVPDAVALHRYEFSRNSFKFYLVERNRMMFVATTWGTRSLVLLGPPLLALELAMLVLAARQGWLADKLRGYRWLWQHRDHLRRRRARLQAERTVPDRVWMRVLTDRLDTPLIDPPGRTALNAVLSAYWRTVRRWV; this is encoded by the coding sequence ATGTCGGAAACGAGCCACAAGTCCCGCGTGCCGTCCGGTCTGCCCCGGGTCAGTGCCGTCGTGCTGGCCTGGGGCGCGGAGCCGCTGCTGCGCCGATCTGTGGAAGCCCTGCTCGCCTCGGTCAAGGTCGACGTCGACGTGGTGCTGGTCGACAACGGGTGCACCACCGACGACGTCGCCGCGCTGGGCGACCTTCCCGGCGTCACGGTAGTCGGCGACGGCCGCAACGTCGGCTTCTCCGCCGGCTGCAACGTCGGCGTGGCCGCTGCCGCCGGCGAGTACGTGGCGCTGGTCAACGGCGACGCGGTGGTCGAGTCGACCGCCCTCGCCCGGCTGGTGGACGAGCTCGCCGACCCGGGCATCGGCATCGCCGCCGGCGCGGTCCGCCTGGCCGACGAGCCGGACCTGCTCAACTCCCGCGGCAACGAGGTGCACGTGCTCGGGTTGAGCTGGATCGGCGGGTTCCGCGAGCGGGAGACCCGCACCGAGCCGACCGAGACCGCCGGTGCGATGGGTGCCTGCCTGGTGACCCGGCGGGCGCACTGGGACCGGCTGGAGGGCTTCGACCCGCACTACTTCGCCTACCACGAGGACGCGGACCTGTCGATCCGAACCTGGCGAATCGGTTTGCGAGTTGTCAACGTGCCGGACGCGGTGGCGCTGCACCGCTACGAGTTCAGCCGCAACAGCTTCAAGTTCTACCTCGTCGAACGCAACCGGATGATGTTCGTGGCCACGACGTGGGGCACCCGGTCGCTGGTGCTGCTCGGCCCGCCGCTACTGGCCCTGGAGTTGGCGATGCTGGTGCTGGCTGCCCGACAGGGCTGGCTGGCCGACAAGCTCCGCGGCTACCGGTGGCTGTGGCAACACCGGGACCATCTGCGGCGACGCCGGGCACGGCTGCAGGCCGAGCGGACCGTCCCGGACCGGGTCTGGATGCGGGTCCTCACCGACCGGCTGGACACCCCGCTGATCGACCCGCCGGGCAGGACGGCGTTGAACGCCGTGCTGTCCGCGTACTGGCGGACGGTGCGGCGCTGGGTGTGA
- the rfbD gene encoding dTDP-4-dehydrorhamnose reductase: MSAADRWLVTGAGGMLGRDLLAALADHRHARSVTALARTDLDITDPAAVAAAVDGHQVVINAAAWTDVDGSEAAEDAATAVNGTAVAHLARACADRGAYLVHVSTDYVFAGDGTSPYPEDAPTSPVNGYGRSKLVGEQAVARLLPERGYVVRTAWLYGAHGPNFVATMLRLAGEREHLDVVDDQHGQPTWSYALAGQLVALAGAAVAGTAPAGIYHGTASGQTTWCGLAREAFALRGLDPMRIRPTTSANFRRPAARPAYSVLGHRRWALAGLPVMADWRSMLSTALRDPAFGG; this comes from the coding sequence GTGAGCGCAGCCGACCGGTGGCTGGTCACCGGTGCCGGTGGGATGCTGGGGCGGGACCTGCTGGCCGCGTTGGCCGACCACCGCCACGCCCGGTCGGTGACCGCACTGGCCCGTACCGATCTGGACATCACCGACCCGGCGGCGGTCGCTGCCGCCGTCGACGGGCACCAGGTGGTGATCAACGCCGCGGCGTGGACCGACGTGGACGGCTCGGAGGCGGCCGAGGACGCCGCCACCGCCGTCAACGGCACCGCCGTAGCGCATCTGGCCCGGGCGTGCGCCGACCGCGGGGCGTACCTGGTGCACGTCTCCACCGACTACGTGTTCGCCGGCGACGGCACCTCCCCGTACCCGGAGGACGCCCCGACCTCGCCGGTCAACGGGTACGGCCGCAGCAAGCTCGTCGGCGAGCAGGCGGTCGCCCGACTGCTGCCGGAGCGCGGCTACGTGGTGCGCACCGCGTGGCTCTACGGAGCGCACGGACCGAACTTCGTCGCGACCATGCTGCGGCTGGCCGGTGAGCGGGAACACCTCGACGTCGTCGACGACCAGCATGGTCAGCCGACCTGGTCGTACGCCCTCGCCGGCCAGCTGGTCGCGCTGGCCGGGGCGGCGGTCGCCGGCACGGCCCCCGCCGGGATCTACCACGGTACGGCGAGCGGGCAGACGACCTGGTGCGGGCTGGCCCGTGAGGCATTCGCGCTGCGCGGCCTCGACCCGATGCGGATCCGCCCCACCACCAGTGCCAACTTCCGCCGGCCCGCCGCCCGGCCGGCGTACTCGGTGCTCGGACATCGGCGTTGGGCGCTCGCCGGGCTACCGGTCATGGCAGACTGGCGGAGCATGCTCTCCACCGCGTTGCGCGACCCGGCGTTCGGCGGCTGA
- the rfbB gene encoding dTDP-glucose 4,6-dehydratase, producing the protein MRVLVTGGAGFIGSEFVRMLLTDPDAPASPDAVTVLDKLTYSGNLANLAPVRDDPRLAFLQADICDSAAVDRALAGHDMVVHFAAESHVDRSITGAAEFVTTNVVGTQTLLDAALRHGTNRFVHVSTDEVYGSIDEGSWTEDWPLSPNSPYSASKAGSDLLALAYHRTHGMDVVVTRCSNNYGPYQFPEKVIPLFVTNLLDGGTVPLYGDGGNIRDWLHVRDHCVGIALVAAGGRAGEVYHIGGGTELTNKELTARLLDACGVGWERVVPVTDRKGHDRRYSLDIGKISRELGYTPSVTLDEGLAGTVRWYRENRSWWEPLKKPVASS; encoded by the coding sequence GTGAGAGTCCTCGTCACCGGCGGTGCCGGCTTCATCGGTTCCGAATTCGTCCGCATGCTGCTCACCGACCCGGACGCCCCGGCCAGCCCGGACGCGGTGACCGTGCTGGACAAGTTGACCTACTCCGGCAATCTCGCCAACCTGGCCCCGGTCCGCGACGACCCACGGCTGGCCTTCCTCCAAGCGGACATCTGCGACAGCGCCGCCGTCGACCGGGCGCTCGCCGGACACGACATGGTGGTGCACTTCGCCGCCGAGTCCCACGTCGACCGGTCGATCACCGGTGCCGCAGAGTTCGTGACCACCAACGTGGTGGGCACCCAGACGCTGCTCGACGCGGCGCTGCGCCACGGGACGAACCGGTTCGTGCACGTCTCGACCGACGAGGTGTACGGGTCGATCGACGAAGGGTCGTGGACCGAGGACTGGCCGTTGTCGCCGAACTCGCCGTACTCCGCGTCCAAGGCCGGCTCCGACCTGCTGGCCCTGGCCTACCACCGGACACACGGCATGGACGTGGTGGTGACCCGCTGCTCCAACAACTACGGGCCGTACCAGTTCCCGGAGAAGGTCATTCCGCTGTTCGTCACCAACCTGCTGGACGGCGGTACGGTGCCGCTGTACGGCGACGGCGGCAACATCCGGGACTGGCTGCACGTGCGAGACCACTGTGTGGGCATCGCGCTGGTCGCCGCCGGCGGGCGCGCCGGCGAGGTCTACCACATCGGCGGCGGGACCGAACTGACCAACAAGGAGCTCACCGCCCGACTACTGGACGCCTGCGGGGTGGGGTGGGAACGGGTCGTCCCAGTCACCGACCGCAAGGGGCATGACCGGCGCTACTCGCTGGACATCGGAAAGATCTCCCGCGAACTGGGCTACACCCCGAGTGTCACGCTGGACGAAGGACTGGCCGGCACGGTCCGCTGGTACCGGGAGAACCGGTCCTGGTGGGAGCCGTTGAAGAAGCCTGTGGCGTCGTCGTGA
- the rfbA gene encoding glucose-1-phosphate thymidylyltransferase RfbA: MRGILLAGGTGSRLWPITRAVSKQLMPVFDKPMIYYPLATLIMSGIQEILVVTTPEDQPQFRRLLGDGAQFGLQLSYRAQPRPEGIAQAFVLGADFIGDESVALILGDNIFHGIGLDRKLSDHADLTGGLIFAYPVANPEAYGVVDFDAAGRVLSIEEKPKRPRSRYAVPGLYFYDNQVVEIAAGLKPSDRGELEITAVNEAYRRAGQLSVTVLDRGTAWLDTGTFNSMVQAAEFVRVIEERQGMKIGCVEESAWRAGLIDDDQLRALAEPLTKSGYGSYLLSLIEERHDHRLSDAGPAEEA, encoded by the coding sequence GTGCGTGGAATCCTACTCGCCGGCGGCACCGGCTCTCGGCTCTGGCCGATCACTCGCGCGGTGTCGAAACAGCTCATGCCGGTATTCGACAAACCGATGATCTACTACCCGCTCGCTACCCTGATCATGTCCGGCATCCAGGAGATCCTGGTCGTGACCACACCGGAGGATCAACCGCAGTTCCGTCGACTGCTCGGCGACGGTGCGCAGTTCGGGCTGCAGCTGAGCTACCGGGCCCAGCCCCGGCCGGAGGGCATCGCCCAGGCGTTCGTGCTCGGCGCGGACTTCATCGGCGACGAGTCCGTCGCGCTGATCCTGGGCGACAACATCTTCCACGGCATCGGTCTGGATCGGAAGCTGTCCGACCACGCCGACCTCACCGGCGGCCTGATCTTCGCCTACCCGGTGGCCAACCCCGAGGCGTACGGCGTGGTCGACTTCGACGCCGCCGGGCGGGTCCTGTCGATCGAGGAGAAGCCGAAGCGGCCGCGGTCGCGCTACGCGGTGCCCGGGTTGTACTTCTACGACAACCAGGTGGTGGAGATCGCTGCGGGGCTGAAACCGAGCGACCGAGGTGAGCTGGAGATCACCGCGGTCAACGAGGCGTACCGCCGGGCCGGTCAGCTGTCGGTGACCGTGCTGGACCGGGGGACGGCCTGGCTGGACACCGGCACGTTCAATTCGATGGTGCAGGCCGCCGAGTTCGTCCGGGTGATCGAGGAGCGCCAGGGCATGAAGATCGGCTGCGTCGAGGAGTCCGCCTGGCGCGCCGGTCTGATCGACGACGATCAGCTGCGCGCCCTCGCCGAGCCGCTGACCAAGAGCGGTTACGGCAGCTACCTGCTGAGCCTGATCGAGGAGCGCCACGACCACCGGTTGTCCGATGCCGGACCGGCCGAGGAGGCCTGA